A DNA window from Maribellus comscasis contains the following coding sequences:
- a CDS encoding glycosyltransferase family 2 protein, giving the protein MTQIKKVAIVILNWNGAALFEKFLPSVIKNSTDENVELYVADNCSTDNSIELLKTNFPSVKIIPLIENYGFAKGYNLALQQIEADVFILLNSDVEVTPNWISKCILLFEKNPKIAAIQPKILSFEKPHLFEYAGAGGGFIDKYGYPFCRGRILNQMEADLGQYDSATPIFWASGACMFIKAEAFEKAGGLDADFWAHMEEIDLCWRLKNLGYEVWYQPESVVFHLGGGTLSYGSPKKIYLNFRNNLWMMFKNLPKYKFKRIFFSRMVLDGVAAIKFIAGFNFREFWAVSKAHIAFYKGLPKLIRKRKMVQQQMIVKDHDEVYNKSIMWKFFIQRKRKFSELNFESQLGQNSTETKVRHI; this is encoded by the coding sequence ATGACTCAGATAAAAAAAGTTGCCATTGTAATTTTAAACTGGAACGGAGCTGCTCTTTTTGAAAAATTTCTTCCTTCTGTAATTAAAAATTCCACCGATGAAAATGTGGAATTGTATGTGGCTGACAATTGCTCCACTGACAATTCAATTGAACTTTTAAAAACAAACTTTCCATCGGTAAAAATTATTCCGTTAATTGAAAATTATGGTTTTGCCAAAGGATATAATTTGGCGCTGCAACAAATTGAGGCTGATGTTTTTATTTTGCTGAATTCCGATGTAGAAGTTACTCCTAACTGGATAAGTAAATGTATTCTGTTGTTTGAAAAAAATCCAAAAATTGCGGCAATCCAGCCTAAAATATTAAGTTTTGAAAAACCGCATTTATTTGAATATGCCGGAGCAGGAGGTGGCTTTATTGATAAATACGGATATCCGTTTTGCCGGGGCCGCATCCTCAACCAAATGGAAGCCGATCTTGGGCAATACGACTCAGCTACTCCCATTTTTTGGGCCAGTGGTGCGTGTATGTTTATAAAAGCGGAAGCATTTGAAAAAGCAGGTGGTTTGGATGCTGATTTTTGGGCACACATGGAAGAAATCGACTTGTGCTGGCGACTCAAAAATTTAGGTTACGAAGTGTGGTACCAGCCTGAAAGTGTGGTTTTCCATTTGGGAGGAGGAACACTTTCCTATGGAAGTCCGAAAAAAATATACCTGAATTTCAGAAACAATCTTTGGATGATGTTTAAAAATCTCCCGAAATACAAATTCAAACGAATATTCTTTTCGCGTATGGTTTTGGACGGAGTGGCGGCAATCAAATTTATTGCCGGTTTTAATTTCCGCGAATTTTGGGCTGTTTCTAAAGCGCATATCGCTTTTTATAAAGGGCTTCCAAAACTTATCAGAAAAAGAAAAATGGTTCAGCAGCAAATGATTGTAAAAGACCACGATGAAGTTTATAACAAAAGCATCATGTGGAAGTTTTTTATTCAAAGAAAAAGAAAATTTTCTGAACTGAATTTTGAATCACAACTCGGACAAAACAGTACAGAAACAAAAGTCAGACATATTTAG
- a CDS encoding acyl-CoA thioesterase: protein MKKLVYEEKVYTYQIDIVGHVNNIIYIQWLENGRVRLLEAMGIPVTDLTKTEGIVPILTETNILYKKPFFIYNSVRIETWVSKLNNASAILEFRFYNEKDELCASAWQKGLFINMATMKPTRLSDKHREAFEKYLVNE from the coding sequence ATGAAAAAACTGGTTTACGAAGAAAAAGTATACACCTATCAAATTGATATCGTTGGACATGTAAACAACATCATTTACATTCAATGGTTAGAAAACGGAAGGGTAAGATTACTGGAAGCAATGGGAATTCCTGTCACAGACCTTACAAAAACAGAAGGAATTGTTCCTATTTTAACTGAAACGAACATTTTATATAAAAAGCCGTTTTTTATATACAACTCGGTTCGTATAGAAACCTGGGTATCAAAACTAAACAATGCCTCGGCAATCCTGGAGTTTCGGTTTTACAACGAGAAAGATGAACTTTGTGCGTCGGCCTGGCAAAAGGGACTATTCATCAATATGGCGACAATGAAACCTACTCGTTTAAGCGATAAACACCGGGAGGCTTTTGAAAAATATCTGGTGAATGAATAA
- a CDS encoding inositol monophosphatase family protein encodes MDYKELCFQVQEIAKTAGTFIRNEREKVSSDDVELKSVASLVTYVDKNAEKQIVEALRQLIPAAGFVAEEGTADASNEKYKWFVDPLDGTTNYIHGVPPYSVSIGLSENNKMVLGVVFDVAHNELFYAWEGSPAYCNEKEIKVAVAKKSEDTLIATGFPYYDFEKTELYIQALKELMKNTRGIRRLGSAAVDLCYVAAGRFDAFYEHALHAWDVAAGVFILQQAGGKITDFNGGDNWLFGGEIIAASNNYFSEFFKIINKFLGKK; translated from the coding sequence ATGGATTATAAAGAGCTTTGTTTTCAGGTTCAGGAAATTGCAAAAACAGCAGGTACATTTATTCGCAATGAACGCGAGAAAGTCTCATCTGACGATGTAGAGTTAAAAAGTGTAGCCAGTCTGGTTACCTATGTAGACAAAAATGCAGAAAAACAAATCGTTGAAGCGCTGCGCCAGTTGATTCCTGCCGCTGGTTTTGTGGCAGAAGAAGGCACAGCCGATGCATCCAATGAAAAATACAAATGGTTTGTTGATCCACTGGATGGAACAACAAATTACATTCACGGAGTCCCGCCCTACTCTGTAAGTATCGGACTTTCGGAGAACAATAAAATGGTTTTGGGAGTGGTTTTTGATGTTGCCCACAATGAACTTTTTTACGCCTGGGAAGGAAGTCCGGCGTATTGTAACGAAAAAGAAATAAAAGTAGCTGTAGCAAAAAAATCGGAAGATACTTTAATTGCCACCGGTTTTCCGTATTATGATTTTGAAAAAACAGAATTGTACATCCAAGCCCTAAAAGAACTGATGAAAAACACACGTGGAATAAGGCGTCTAGGTTCAGCAGCTGTAGATCTTTGTTATGTGGCTGCCGGACGGTTCGATGCTTTTTATGAACATGCACTGCATGCCTGGGATGTGGCTGCCGGTGTTTTTATTTTACAACAGGCCGGCGGAAAAATCACCGATTTTAACGGAGGGGATAATTGGCTTTTTGGAGGGGAAATCATCGCAGCCAGCAACAACTACTTCTCTGAATTTTTCAAAATTATCAACAAATTTCTGGGCAAAAAATAA
- a CDS encoding ion transporter has protein sequence MNKINWKEKLRIIIEDNQTPEGRWFDLSIQVLIVLSLISFSLETIPNQEEEFYRFLRIFEITSVIIFTIEYLLRLFVSDKKLKFIFSFYGLVDLMAILPFYLTFGVDLRSIRIFRLFRLFRVFKILRYSKAIQHMARAFMSIKEELVLFMILSSFLLFLSSIGIYYFENPVQPEVFASIFHSLWWAVATLTTVGYGDIYPVTVGGKIFTSVMLFIGLGIVAVPTGLIASALTKTRDEKNQKKQE, from the coding sequence ATGAATAAAATAAATTGGAAAGAAAAACTTCGAATTATTATTGAAGATAACCAAACTCCCGAGGGGCGATGGTTTGATCTTTCCATTCAGGTATTAATTGTACTCTCGCTCATTTCCTTTTCGTTGGAAACCATTCCCAACCAGGAAGAAGAATTTTACCGGTTTCTGCGCATTTTTGAAATTACCTCGGTTATTATTTTCACCATTGAATATTTGCTTCGTTTGTTTGTTTCAGACAAGAAGCTTAAATTCATTTTTAGTTTTTACGGACTCGTGGATTTAATGGCGATTTTGCCTTTTTATCTCACTTTTGGTGTTGATTTAAGGTCGATCCGAATTTTTCGCCTGTTTCGCTTATTCCGCGTTTTTAAAATTCTACGTTACAGCAAAGCAATTCAACACATGGCCCGGGCCTTTATGTCAATCAAAGAAGAATTGGTTCTCTTTATGATTCTCTCGTCTTTTCTTCTTTTTCTTTCATCTATAGGAATTTATTATTTTGAAAACCCGGTACAACCCGAGGTATTCGCCTCCATATTTCACAGTTTGTGGTGGGCAGTGGCAACACTAACAACAGTTGGTTACGGCGATATCTATCCGGTTACCGTAGGCGGAAAAATTTTTACTTCAGTAATGCTTTTTATCGGCCTGGGAATCGTTGCTGTACCAACCGGTTTGATTGCCTCTGCGCTTACCAAAACCCGTGACGAAAAAAATCAAAAAAAACAGGAATAA